The following proteins are co-located in the Haloterrigena turkmenica DSM 5511 genome:
- a CDS encoding ABC transporter permease, protein MSELSTLVEGGQYLIENFDQFLTLLRQHIILVLVSELAAIAVAVPLGIIAVRYKRLQGAILSMGNVAQTIPTLAVIALAFPIFGLGFSSAVIALFVYALLPILTNTITGLDQVDESTIEAAKGMGMTKGEILRKIQLPMALSVIFAGIRTSIVINVGTAYLAFFIGGGGLGVWVISGINLFNTPQILAGAIPGALLAITLDSTFAFIARQIGGEGLQDQSIATG, encoded by the coding sequence ATGTCGGAACTGTCCACACTAGTCGAAGGCGGTCAATACTTGATAGAGAACTTCGACCAGTTCTTGACGCTCCTCCGTCAGCATATCATATTAGTTTTGGTCTCCGAGTTAGCGGCGATTGCCGTTGCAGTGCCCCTTGGAATCATCGCAGTTCGATACAAACGGTTGCAAGGGGCAATTCTCTCAATGGGTAATGTCGCACAGACGATTCCGACGCTGGCCGTTATCGCGTTAGCGTTTCCGATCTTCGGACTGGGGTTCAGTTCCGCAGTTATCGCATTGTTCGTATACGCGTTATTACCGATCCTCACTAACACGATAACAGGACTCGATCAGGTCGACGAGAGTACGATCGAAGCGGCAAAGGGAATGGGTATGACGAAAGGTGAGATATTACGCAAGATCCAGTTGCCAATGGCACTCTCGGTGATCTTCGCGGGAATCAGAACGAGTATCGTTATTAACGTCGGGACCGCGTATCTGGCGTTTTTCATCGGTGGCGGCGGACTTGGCGTGTGGGTCATCAGCGGTATCAACCTGTTCAACACGCCGCAAATCCTTGCAGGAGCGATTCCAGGGGCACTTCTTGCGATCACGCTCGATAGCACGTTTGCATTTATCGCACGCCAAATCGGCGGAGAAGGTCTTCAGGACCAGTCGATTGCGACAGGATAA
- a CDS encoding Rieske (2Fe-2S) protein has product MGEHVIATQDELSNGDRKLVEVEGREIAVFHVNGEYHAYTNWCAHQAGPVCEGKLTGTSDADFDRDSLTVELDWCKEGEVLNCPWHGWEYDVTDGTCLSKEKVQLPSHSIKVENGEVILTL; this is encoded by the coding sequence ATGGGAGAGCACGTTATCGCGACGCAAGACGAACTGTCAAACGGAGATCGAAAGCTCGTCGAAGTCGAAGGCCGTGAAATCGCGGTGTTCCACGTGAACGGTGAGTACCACGCGTACACCAACTGGTGTGCCCATCAGGCAGGGCCGGTCTGCGAAGGGAAACTCACGGGCACGTCTGACGCCGATTTCGATCGCGACTCGCTGACGGTCGAACTAGACTGGTGTAAAGAAGGAGAGGTATTGAACTGTCCGTGGCACGGCTGGGAGTACGATGTTACCGACGGAACGTGTCTTTCGAAAGAAAAGGTCCAACTTCCATCTCATTCGATCAAAGTCGAAAATGGAGAGGTAATACTCACTCTATGA
- a CDS encoding HalOD1 output domain-containing protein: protein MRMMDTPINASDSSATETVSTTVEWEAGSEKTPVYAVVSAVAEAEGVDRIDLPPLYNAIDSEALNDLFTSDSGAVSSVEFQYAGYSVVVRGEGTVEVSSANV, encoded by the coding sequence ATGCGAATGATGGACACACCGATCAATGCGAGCGACTCTTCAGCTACCGAGACCGTATCCACGACTGTCGAATGGGAGGCTGGTTCTGAGAAGACTCCCGTGTATGCGGTTGTCTCCGCCGTTGCCGAGGCGGAAGGTGTCGACCGTATTGATCTGCCGCCGCTCTACAACGCGATCGATTCGGAGGCACTGAACGATCTGTTTACGTCTGATTCCGGTGCTGTTTCCAGCGTTGAGTTCCAGTACGCCGGATATTCTGTTGTTGTCCGCGGAGAGGGAACGGTCGAAGTCTCTTCGGCCAACGTTTAG
- a CDS encoding glycine betaine ABC transporter substrate-binding protein — MRSDNTRTDRRSILRACSIGATVGLTTTAGCLGTDDEIAVASMKWSEARLMGYLGYEMLKENTDTSVGDETSLGGSRQCFEAVKNGGIDLYHIYTGGAWSELPPQREELISDPDELYEQVKDDMEEEHGLAYLEPAAFNNTYAIGASPEWADETGIETLSGFVDYIENGNTDVSIVLGPEFQERSDGWPGLVEHYGIEESAKELDIQSVQADLTYEILGENEADLGMVFSTNPNIQQFDLTILEDDEEFFLPYNPAPLVKKETVEEYDIEDPLNKASQSLTSEEEVRKLNSRIDLEGEDPQDVARDHLKENGLI, encoded by the coding sequence ATGCGATCCGATAACACGAGAACAGATCGTAGATCGATACTCAGGGCATGTAGTATCGGAGCGACGGTAGGTCTGACAACGACAGCAGGATGTCTCGGAACTGATGATGAAATCGCCGTAGCTTCCATGAAGTGGAGCGAGGCTCGGCTCATGGGATATCTGGGATACGAAATGCTCAAGGAAAACACGGACACCAGCGTCGGAGACGAGACCAGTCTAGGAGGTTCGAGACAATGTTTCGAGGCCGTGAAAAACGGAGGAATCGACCTCTATCACATCTATACTGGCGGCGCGTGGTCAGAGCTTCCACCGCAGCGCGAGGAGCTAATTTCCGATCCGGACGAACTCTATGAGCAAGTGAAAGATGATATGGAAGAAGAACACGGGCTGGCCTACCTCGAGCCCGCCGCATTCAACAACACGTACGCAATCGGTGCTAGCCCGGAGTGGGCCGACGAAACGGGTATAGAGACACTGAGCGGGTTTGTTGACTACATCGAAAACGGAAATACCGATGTTTCGATCGTTCTTGGACCGGAATTCCAAGAACGGTCCGACGGCTGGCCTGGATTGGTTGAACATTATGGTATTGAAGAATCCGCGAAGGAACTCGACATCCAGAGCGTCCAAGCCGATCTTACGTACGAGATTCTCGGCGAAAACGAGGCGGATCTCGGAATGGTGTTCAGCACGAATCCAAACATTCAGCAGTTCGATCTTACAATTCTAGAAGATGACGAGGAATTCTTCTTGCCGTATAATCCGGCCCCATTGGTAAAGAAAGAAACAGTTGAAGAATATGATATCGAGGATCCCCTCAACAAAGCCTCACAGTCGCTAACATCCGAAGAAGAGGTTCGGAAGCTGAACAGTCGGATCGACCTGGAAGGAGAGGATCCACAGGACGTGGCCAGAGATCACCTGAAAGAGAACGGCCTAATTTGA
- a CDS encoding RNA-guided endonuclease InsQ/TnpB family protein, with protein sequence MSRTVRTFEATITNQRQVRDDLDQLGWAASKLWNVGRYYTQEQWDETGEIPDDGELKSELKSHERYTDLHSQSSQRVLEELAEAFNGWFGKRRNGDERARPPGYRKNGNSHPRSTVTFKTAGFKHDAQFTRIRLSKGRNLKEHRSDFILCEYQTRPDIDLTEWDIQQVRAVYKRDEWRLQFVCRTTIDPDPPGDKVAGVDLGICNFAAVSFGGESLLYPGGALKEDEYYFAKKKAKCDDSSSREATRLDRKRTGRRAHFLHALSKSIVEECVERGVGTLVVGDLSGIREDDENGESRNWGDHGNLDLHGWAFDRFTTLLDYKAESEGIDVVLVSERDTSKSCSSCGHTDDNQRVERGLYVCEECDTVSNADVNGAENIRQKVLPNLATDGGDRDNGWLAQPTVHLFDRSGGRFAPREQAVNREP encoded by the coding sequence ATGAGCCGAACTGTCCGAACATTCGAGGCCACTATCACGAACCAGCGACAGGTTCGTGACGACCTCGACCAACTCGGATGGGCCGCCTCAAAACTCTGGAATGTCGGTCGCTACTACACACAAGAACAGTGGGACGAAACAGGCGAGATTCCCGATGACGGGGAACTCAAATCCGAACTCAAAAGCCACGAACGCTACACGGACTTACATTCTCAATCCAGTCAGCGCGTTCTCGAAGAACTCGCTGAAGCGTTCAACGGCTGGTTCGGTAAGCGTCGGAACGGCGACGAGCGTGCCCGACCGCCCGGCTACCGCAAAAACGGAAACTCCCACCCACGTTCGACCGTGACGTTCAAAACGGCTGGTTTCAAGCACGACGCACAGTTTACCCGTATCCGTCTCTCGAAAGGTCGCAATCTCAAAGAACACCGTTCGGACTTCATCCTATGCGAGTACCAGACTCGCCCCGATATTGACCTGACCGAGTGGGACATTCAACAAGTTCGCGCCGTCTATAAACGCGACGAGTGGCGACTTCAATTCGTCTGTCGCACTACCATCGACCCGGACCCACCGGGCGACAAGGTAGCTGGTGTTGACCTCGGGATTTGCAACTTCGCCGCCGTCTCGTTCGGCGGTGAATCCCTGTTGTACCCCGGTGGAGCACTCAAAGAGGACGAATACTACTTTGCGAAGAAGAAAGCCAAGTGCGACGATTCCTCGTCCCGAGAGGCAACTCGTCTCGACCGGAAGCGAACGGGTCGTCGAGCACACTTCTTGCACGCCCTTTCGAAATCAATCGTGGAGGAGTGTGTCGAACGTGGTGTCGGGACGCTTGTCGTTGGAGACCTTAGTGGCATCCGAGAAGATGACGAGAACGGCGAATCTCGGAATTGGGGCGACCACGGTAACTTGGATTTGCATGGGTGGGCGTTCGACCGTTTCACGACGCTTCTCGACTACAAGGCGGAATCCGAAGGTATCGACGTGGTGTTGGTGTCGGAACGCGATACGTCCAAGTCGTGTTCGTCGTGCGGTCACACAGACGACAATCAGCGCGTGGAACGTGGACTATATGTCTGCGAGGAATGTGACACGGTTTCAAACGCGGACGTGAATGGCGCTGAAAACATTCGACAAAAGGTACTCCCGAATCTCGCCACGGATGGCGGCGATAGGGATAACGGCTGGTTGGCACAGCCAACGGTTCACCTGTTCGACCGTAGTGGAGGACGTTTCGCCCCACGAGAACAGGCCGTGAACCGCGAACCGTAA
- a CDS encoding IclR family transcriptional regulator, protein MHEASNPVKSLKTMERVIEALASLEGASVSEIAKEIDRPPSIVHNHLDTLRELEYVVARDGEYYLGLKFLHRGEKARYRLPLYDAARKEIAKLAAESGELITLLVEEHGKGVYLDINSGSEAIDYPAKPGERTLLHCSAVGKAVLAHMSKSKVERIVDYYGLPPQSENTITSREQLFEELSEIRSTGISYDREEFRSGLKSVGAPITAASDTVVGSLSIAGPTHRMNDDRVEDDLRPLLMQSINVIELNLSEPTIQ, encoded by the coding sequence ATGCACGAGGCGTCTAACCCGGTTAAATCGCTTAAAACGATGGAGCGTGTAATCGAGGCACTCGCATCATTAGAAGGAGCCAGCGTCTCGGAGATTGCCAAGGAGATCGATCGACCACCGAGCATCGTGCACAATCATCTGGACACTCTCCGCGAGCTAGAGTACGTCGTCGCTCGTGACGGCGAGTACTATCTGGGACTCAAGTTTCTCCACCGGGGTGAAAAGGCACGATACCGGTTACCGCTCTATGACGCTGCAAGGAAAGAGATTGCGAAACTCGCAGCTGAATCCGGGGAGCTGATTACGCTGTTAGTCGAGGAACACGGGAAGGGCGTCTACCTGGATATCAACTCGGGCAGCGAGGCCATCGACTACCCCGCCAAGCCGGGAGAGCGAACGCTCCTTCACTGTTCTGCGGTTGGCAAAGCCGTCCTCGCTCACATGTCGAAGTCGAAGGTCGAACGGATCGTCGACTATTACGGACTTCCGCCTCAATCCGAGAACACGATCACGAGTCGCGAACAGCTCTTCGAGGAACTATCGGAGATCCGATCAACGGGGATTTCGTACGACCGAGAGGAATTCCGTTCGGGATTGAAAAGCGTTGGTGCACCGATCACAGCGGCTAGTGATACTGTTGTCGGATCGCTCAGCATCGCCGGCCCGACCCACCGAATGAACGACGATCGCGTTGAAGATGATCTCCGGCCACTTCTGATGCAGTCGATCAACGTAATCGAACTGAACCTTAGTGAACCGACTATCCAGTAG
- a CDS encoding ABC transporter ATP-binding protein produces MIEFDNVKKTYADSTVAIENVSFEVAEGTTTVLVGPSGCGKTTTMKLVNRLEDPTEGTVYYDGTDTQAIDVTELRRDIGYVIQEIGLFNHMTVGENVATVPKLKGWDADRIDDRVDELLELMALPPTKYRDQYPRELSGGQRQRVGVARALAADPDVLLMDEPFGALDPITRADLQDEFLEIQAEINTTILFVTHSIDEALKMGDKIAIFDVGELVQYDTPRNILEDPNSEFVRDFVGDDVTLKKLSLINVEEIMQSPDTNDTAANHVEQTVMTSGGEIMHQLDPDDSLKSALSMFVESDVQSLPVVRDGGIIGIVDQDDVFDLYNGD; encoded by the coding sequence ATGATTGAGTTCGATAACGTCAAGAAGACCTACGCAGATTCGACGGTAGCGATCGAAAATGTGAGTTTCGAGGTAGCCGAAGGAACGACGACGGTTCTCGTCGGACCGTCGGGCTGTGGGAAGACCACGACGATGAAACTGGTCAACCGTCTCGAGGATCCGACGGAAGGAACCGTCTACTACGACGGGACCGACACCCAAGCGATCGATGTTACCGAACTCCGCCGTGACATCGGGTACGTCATTCAGGAGATCGGCCTGTTCAATCACATGACCGTCGGAGAGAACGTCGCCACCGTCCCGAAACTCAAAGGATGGGACGCTGATCGGATCGACGACCGAGTTGACGAGCTACTCGAATTGATGGCACTCCCGCCGACGAAGTATCGGGACCAGTACCCGCGTGAACTCTCCGGCGGCCAGCGACAGCGCGTCGGGGTGGCACGCGCACTCGCTGCAGATCCGGACGTCCTGCTCATGGACGAACCGTTCGGAGCGTTGGACCCGATAACGCGCGCGGACCTGCAGGACGAGTTCCTCGAAATTCAGGCAGAGATCAATACGACGATCCTCTTCGTCACTCATAGTATCGACGAGGCGCTGAAAATGGGGGATAAGATTGCAATCTTCGACGTCGGCGAACTGGTCCAGTACGATACACCGCGGAACATCCTCGAGGATCCGAACAGCGAGTTCGTACGCGACTTCGTCGGCGACGACGTCACGCTCAAAAAGCTAAGTCTGATAAACGTTGAAGAGATCATGCAATCGCCCGACACCAATGACACGGCGGCTAACCACGTCGAACAGACCGTAATGACGAGTGGCGGCGAGATAATGCATCAACTTGATCCCGATGACTCGCTGAAGTCCGCATTATCGATGTTCGTCGAGTCGGATGTTCAATCACTTCCAGTCGTTAGAGACGGAGGAATCATCGGGATCGTCGACCAAGACGATGTCTTCGATCTCTACAATGGTGACTGA
- a CDS encoding amidohydrolase family protein: MSETAQHATSETTVIDTDVHITVEEETVAEYMDEPYRSSITESPHPIFPSSSWDQRMGGKIDDHFSTFTSPDDLLAFQKEFDIEYPIINTFEPLGKFSQPDLAVNLMQAYNDLLFDRFLDDHDFLGLASIATQKPHKAAEELDRVGDEDQIVGVYVGTSGEYPPLGDPEYDVIFQAAEDNDLPMVYHGNGDEFLFDFPMHNKGFNNYFEVQTLGHPWQQMATMSSLIGEGVPEKFPDLDFIFLEAGIGWVPYMMHRMNKIYHMRRSEVPLLEKSPEEYIRDSFYFGSQPLGEPNNPADMKRIVETIGADNLMFATDYPHWDFDHVEELDKYLRNYFTEDERKKVLYETPVKAFNLPL; the protein is encoded by the coding sequence ATGTCTGAGACAGCCCAACATGCGACATCAGAAACGACTGTGATTGATACGGACGTCCACATCACAGTTGAAGAAGAAACGGTGGCAGAATACATGGATGAACCGTACCGCTCCAGCATTACGGAGTCGCCACATCCGATCTTCCCCTCGAGCAGTTGGGATCAACGGATGGGTGGAAAGATAGATGATCACTTCTCTACGTTTACGTCGCCGGACGACCTCCTGGCGTTCCAAAAGGAGTTCGACATCGAGTACCCGATCATTAACACATTCGAACCACTGGGGAAGTTTTCACAGCCGGATCTGGCCGTTAACTTGATGCAGGCGTACAACGACCTCCTGTTCGATCGGTTCCTTGATGACCACGATTTCCTCGGGCTCGCCTCGATCGCCACGCAGAAACCCCATAAGGCAGCCGAAGAGTTAGACCGAGTCGGTGACGAGGATCAGATCGTCGGCGTCTACGTCGGTACCAGCGGGGAATACCCTCCGCTCGGCGATCCGGAGTACGACGTCATCTTCCAGGCCGCCGAGGACAACGACTTACCGATGGTGTATCACGGAAACGGTGACGAATTCCTGTTCGATTTCCCCATGCACAACAAAGGGTTCAACAACTATTTCGAGGTCCAGACGTTGGGCCATCCTTGGCAACAGATGGCAACGATGTCCAGTCTGATCGGTGAAGGAGTGCCCGAGAAGTTCCCGGATCTGGACTTTATTTTCCTCGAGGCAGGTATCGGATGGGTGCCGTACATGATGCATAGAATGAATAAAATATACCACATGCGCCGAAGCGAAGTACCCCTGTTGGAGAAAAGCCCCGAAGAGTACATCCGAGACTCGTTCTACTTCGGTTCACAACCGCTCGGAGAACCGAATAACCCGGCTGACATGAAACGAATCGTCGAAACGATCGGCGCGGACAATCTCATGTTCGCAACCGATTATCCACACTGGGACTTCGATCACGTTGAAGAACTCGATAAGTATCTCCGCAATTACTTCACGGAAGATGAGCGGAAGAAAGTCCTCTACGAAACGCCCGTCAAAGCGTTCAACCTACCACTGTAA
- a CDS encoding ABC transporter permease, protein MIESYIEFTLNNWKDLFQLLIEHVELVVQTLVIALPLGIFLGIFIAYYQPAALGVLWGAGIAMTIPSLALFGLLIPFLGIGNPPVIVALVLYAQLPIIRNTYIGLTGVNENMIEAGEGVGMTRWQRLRQIQIPVALPVITAGVRNATVILIGVATVGAYVGAGGLGDYIFTGIYQANTEMVVVATIIVSLLALVFDYGLKTVEQLLQLRNGEDISLTRGTKAITTVVP, encoded by the coding sequence ATGATAGAGTCATACATTGAGTTCACACTCAATAACTGGAAGGACCTCTTCCAGCTTCTTATCGAACACGTTGAGCTCGTCGTCCAGACGCTGGTAATCGCGCTCCCGCTCGGAATCTTCCTCGGGATATTCATCGCGTATTACCAGCCTGCAGCGCTCGGCGTTCTGTGGGGCGCTGGCATCGCGATGACGATCCCCAGTCTCGCACTGTTCGGGCTGCTCATCCCGTTCCTCGGGATAGGTAATCCGCCAGTCATCGTTGCCCTGGTACTGTACGCACAACTGCCAATCATCAGGAATACGTACATCGGACTAACCGGTGTCAATGAAAACATGATCGAAGCCGGCGAAGGGGTCGGAATGACCCGGTGGCAGCGACTCCGCCAAATACAGATCCCGGTCGCACTGCCGGTGATTACCGCGGGTGTGCGGAACGCGACCGTGATCCTGATCGGTGTGGCAACAGTGGGAGCGTACGTCGGTGCCGGTGGGCTCGGTGACTACATCTTCACGGGGATCTACCAGGCGAATACCGAAATGGTCGTCGTCGCAACGATCATCGTCTCGCTGTTGGCGCTGGTCTTCGATTACGGCCTCAAAACGGTTGAACAGCTCTTGCAACTTCGAAACGGAGAAGATATCTCCCTCACGAGGGGGACGAAAGCAATTACAACGGTGGTACCATGA
- a CDS encoding DUF7344 domain-containing protein, with amino-acid sequence MSEKERGGKRLNRGDDATDTQTGQTIIGDGGVQTGDDGQRKLEGVLRALLNQRRRYTLYFLQENEVSDLDELTKHVAAMEQGADPVAESVQIDQVRTSLVHSDLPKLAENGLVEFDRRSEAVRYSRPPELLDKMLRLCANFDDPAVR; translated from the coding sequence ATGTCGGAGAAGGAACGCGGCGGCAAGCGACTCAATCGTGGTGACGACGCTACCGATACCCAGACCGGTCAGACGATCATCGGTGATGGCGGCGTTCAGACCGGCGACGACGGTCAACGGAAGCTAGAAGGTGTGCTCCGTGCGTTGCTGAATCAGCGCCGCCGGTACACCCTGTACTTCTTGCAGGAGAACGAAGTCAGCGATCTCGATGAACTGACAAAGCACGTTGCTGCGATGGAACAGGGGGCGGACCCAGTTGCCGAGTCCGTCCAGATTGACCAGGTGCGAACGTCGTTAGTGCATTCCGATCTCCCGAAGTTAGCGGAAAACGGGCTTGTCGAATTCGATCGCCGTAGCGAAGCCGTGCGATACTCACGGCCACCCGAACTTCTCGATAAGATGCTCCGTCTCTGCGCCAATTTCGATGATCCTGCAGTGAGATGA
- a CDS encoding PAC2 family protein produces MNLGQGAATIRSSSRPARHRTKFRRSLVPVSDTASGVNAEILVRVAEFTERVELQSDVPIPEEAFTALSQRVLEESVEDFDRAIFLAGAPAQSEEQQGDVIGVATTEEQKTELEEADVDLMKESGAVGGMTGSLVNACHQADVPAVLLLVQADPRLPDPAAARSVIETALEPLVEFDIDELQEQAEEIQRQKQQVAQQLQQVQEQEEEPMQARSMFR; encoded by the coding sequence GTGAACCTAGGACAGGGAGCAGCCACTATCAGGTCCTCCTCGAGACCAGCGAGGCACAGGACGAAGTTTCGGAGGTCGCTGGTACCGGTTTCAGATACCGCCAGTGGCGTGAACGCCGAGATCCTAGTCCGCGTCGCGGAGTTCACCGAGCGAGTCGAACTGCAGAGCGATGTGCCGATCCCGGAAGAGGCGTTCACAGCGCTAAGCCAGCGCGTGTTGGAAGAGTCGGTCGAGGACTTCGACCGGGCGATCTTCCTCGCTGGTGCGCCGGCACAGTCAGAGGAGCAACAGGGAGATGTTATCGGCGTTGCTACCACCGAAGAGCAGAAGACGGAACTCGAGGAGGCTGACGTTGATCTGATGAAGGAGTCCGGGGCCGTCGGCGGGATGACAGGTTCGCTTGTGAACGCGTGCCACCAGGCGGATGTACCGGCCGTGTTGTTGCTTGTCCAGGCGGATCCACGGCTTCCGGATCCCGCTGCGGCACGGTCCGTGATCGAGACAGCGCTCGAACCGCTAGTCGAGTTCGATATCGATGAGTTACAGGAGCAGGCGGAGGAGATCCAGCGGCAGAAACAGCAGGTCGCACAGCAGTTGCAGCAAGTCCAAGAGCAGGAGGAGGAACCGATGCAGGCGCGGAGCATGTTCCGGTAG
- a CDS encoding aldehyde dehydrogenase family protein: MTADSHRHSQAHAIATDISSFDAWIGGDSYRTDEVLETRDPFVDEPITTVARCREDDIDAAVEAAWAGYDSVWSETTPAERSQTLFEWIDVLRENVEDLTLLECLDTGKPKSDARGEVEGAIDTLEYYASLCRSPAQDGRQIPARNDLHTYTQYEPYGVVGQITPWNFPIWSAAWKLGPALAAGNATVLKPSAVAPLTTLRIAELSAEILPDGVLNVTPGNGSEAGSALTAHENVRKLSFTGSTAVGKHVMEAAASHIAPITLELGGKSPFIVFPDADLEKVVNAVADGIYYSTGEICDAFSRAIVHEDVADEFVDRFVAKANSYTLGDPLDSDTTMGPLTTREQYETVEEYVEIATAEGATLAVGGEAPDDPTLAAGWYYEPTVFTDVDNDMRIAREEVFGPVQTVQTFDTYEEGIAIANDTDYGLAAGIGTERTDLAHNAASDLEAGVIYVNEYGPILPEGPYTGFKNSGIGNDLGVEALDHYRQSKTVYVNLEEPSI; the protein is encoded by the coding sequence ATGACCGCTGATTCGCATCGCCACTCACAGGCACACGCAATTGCAACCGACATCAGTAGCTTCGACGCTTGGATCGGAGGGGACTCATACCGAACTGACGAGGTCCTCGAGACGCGTGATCCGTTCGTCGACGAGCCGATCACGACGGTGGCGCGCTGTCGCGAGGATGACATTGACGCAGCTGTCGAAGCCGCCTGGGCGGGCTACGACAGCGTGTGGAGCGAAACGACACCAGCCGAGCGCTCTCAGACGTTGTTCGAGTGGATCGACGTTCTGCGCGAAAACGTAGAAGATCTAACCCTTCTGGAGTGCCTCGATACGGGGAAACCGAAGTCGGACGCCCGCGGTGAGGTCGAGGGAGCGATCGACACGCTGGAGTACTACGCCTCGCTCTGTCGGTCCCCGGCTCAGGACGGCCGGCAGATACCGGCCCGGAACGACCTGCACACGTACACCCAGTACGAGCCCTACGGCGTCGTCGGCCAGATCACACCATGGAACTTCCCGATTTGGTCGGCCGCCTGGAAGCTTGGACCTGCCCTCGCGGCGGGCAACGCCACCGTCCTCAAACCCTCCGCAGTCGCACCGCTGACGACGCTCCGTATTGCTGAACTCTCCGCTGAAATCCTGCCCGACGGCGTCCTCAACGTTACCCCTGGAAACGGTTCGGAGGCCGGTAGCGCGCTAACTGCCCACGAAAACGTTCGTAAGCTATCCTTTACGGGGAGCACGGCAGTCGGCAAGCACGTGATGGAGGCAGCTGCCAGCCACATCGCACCAATCACGCTCGAACTAGGCGGAAAGTCGCCGTTCATCGTCTTCCCCGACGCCGACCTCGAGAAAGTCGTCAACGCCGTCGCCGACGGCATTTATTACAGTACTGGCGAGATCTGTGACGCCTTCTCTCGGGCGATCGTCCACGAGGACGTTGCCGACGAGTTCGTCGACCGCTTTGTCGCAAAAGCGAACTCCTACACACTCGGTGACCCGCTTGACTCGGATACAACGATGGGACCGTTGACCACTCGAGAGCAGTACGAGACCGTCGAAGAATACGTCGAGATCGCGACCGCCGAGGGGGCGACGCTTGCTGTCGGTGGCGAAGCCCCCGATGATCCGACTCTCGCGGCTGGCTGGTACTACGAGCCAACGGTGTTTACTGACGTCGACAACGACATGCGGATCGCCCGCGAAGAGGTGTTCGGTCCCGTCCAGACGGTCCAGACCTTCGATACCTACGAGGAAGGGATCGCCATTGCTAATGACACCGATTACGGCCTAGCAGCAGGGATCGGCACCGAACGCACAGATCTCGCCCACAACGCCGCTTCCGACCTCGAGGCCGGTGTCATTTATGTCAACGAGTACGGGCCTATTCTTCCAGAAGGACCCTACACCGGCTTCAAAAACTCCGGAATCGGTAACGACCTCGGCGTCGAAGCCCTTGATCACTACCGGCAATCCAAAACTGTCTACGTCAATCTTGAAGAGCCATCCATTTGA
- a CDS encoding Fic/DOC family N-terminal domain-containing protein, translated as MERSEIQETAPGKRISYGRESYYRPDPLPPSGDLALDSDFYDLLADATFWLGKLSGVSLELNVPSVLYTSLLRKEAMESTEIEGADVDYNALYSLETRSLDEGEDRYSIERSSEADTKDTQEVLNYEQAVEDGIEMLDSGGEISISLLHELHETLLTDVPDDRVDTDTIGAYKAVPNHLGNFLPPVPGEVDGLMDALLTSSPP; from the coding sequence ATGGAGAGATCCGAGATTCAAGAGACGGCACCTGGGAAACGCATTTCCTACGGGAGAGAGTCGTACTACAGGCCAGATCCACTCCCACCCTCAGGTGACCTCGCGTTAGATTCGGACTTCTACGACCTGCTCGCCGACGCTACGTTTTGGCTCGGCAAACTCAGCGGTGTCAGTCTCGAACTCAATGTTCCGTCGGTCCTCTACACTTCGCTGCTACGGAAAGAAGCGATGGAATCGACCGAGATCGAGGGCGCTGATGTCGACTACAACGCGCTCTACAGCCTCGAAACCCGCAGTCTCGACGAAGGCGAGGACAGATATTCTATCGAACGGTCGAGTGAAGCAGATACGAAAGACACACAGGAAGTCCTCAACTACGAACAGGCCGTCGAAGACGGTATTGAGATGCTCGACAGTGGCGGAGAGATTTCCATTTCGCTCCTTCACGAACTCCACGAGACGCTACTCACGGACGTTCCGGACGACCGTGTCGATACTGATACGATCGGTGCCTACAAAGCGGTTCCAAACCACCTCGGAAATTTTCTACCACCAGTTCCGGGCGAAGTTGACGGGTTGATGGACGCTTTGTTGACATCCTCCCCGCCCTAA